The Trachemys scripta elegans isolate TJP31775 chromosome 6, CAS_Tse_1.0, whole genome shotgun sequence genome includes a window with the following:
- the MACIR gene encoding macrophage immunometabolism regulator isoform X1, producing the protein MSWMSSWSYESRVVFKMEVDINGETRTTIATLPLPIAEVSSTGKVEAEKPRCSSTPCSPMRRTVSGYQILHMDSNYLVGFTTGEELLKLAQKCTGSEENKVEAVPTVRSKQLDSGLTRSSRLYKARSRYYQPYEIPAVNGRRRRRMPSSGDKCTKALPYEPYKALHGPLPLCLLKGKRAHSKSLDYLNLDKMNIKEPADTEVLQYQLQHLTLRGDRMFARNNT; encoded by the exons ATGAGTTGGATGTCTTCATGGTCCTAC gagAGTAGAGTTGTATTTAAAATGGAAGTTGACATAAATGGAGAGACCAGAACTACCATAGCTACGCTTCCCTTACCTATTGCAGAGGTGAGTTCCACAGGCAaagtggaagcagagaaaccTCGATGCTCCAGCACCCCATGCTCTCCTATGCGACGGACTGTTTCAGGTTATCAGATCCTTCACATGGATTCTAACTACTTGGTTGGCTTCACAACTGGTGAGGAGCTCTTGAAATTAGCCCAGAAGTGTACAGGAAGTGAGGAAAATAAAGTGGAAGCTGTGCCCACCGTGCGCTCCAAACAACTTGATTCAGGACTTACACGTTCCTCACGGTTGTACAAAGCTAGAAGTAGATACTACCAGCCATATGAGATCCCAGCTGTaaatggaaggaggagaagaCGGATGCCCAGCTCAGGGGATAAATGCACTAAGGCTTTACCATATGAACCCTATAAGGCACTTCATGGTCCTCTGCCTCTTTGTCTCCTCAAAGGTAAGAGGGCTCACTCTAAATCCCTGGACTACCTCAATTTAGACAAAATGAACATCAAAGAACCTGCTGACACAGAAGTGTTACAATACCAGCTCCAGCACCTTACCCTAAGAGGGGACCGTATGTTTGCTAGAAACAACACATGA
- the MACIR gene encoding macrophage immunometabolism regulator isoform X2: MKKEESRVVFKMEVDINGETRTTIATLPLPIAEVSSTGKVEAEKPRCSSTPCSPMRRTVSGYQILHMDSNYLVGFTTGEELLKLAQKCTGSEENKVEAVPTVRSKQLDSGLTRSSRLYKARSRYYQPYEIPAVNGRRRRRMPSSGDKCTKALPYEPYKALHGPLPLCLLKGKRAHSKSLDYLNLDKMNIKEPADTEVLQYQLQHLTLRGDRMFARNNT; encoded by the exons ATGAAGAAAGAA gagAGTAGAGTTGTATTTAAAATGGAAGTTGACATAAATGGAGAGACCAGAACTACCATAGCTACGCTTCCCTTACCTATTGCAGAGGTGAGTTCCACAGGCAaagtggaagcagagaaaccTCGATGCTCCAGCACCCCATGCTCTCCTATGCGACGGACTGTTTCAGGTTATCAGATCCTTCACATGGATTCTAACTACTTGGTTGGCTTCACAACTGGTGAGGAGCTCTTGAAATTAGCCCAGAAGTGTACAGGAAGTGAGGAAAATAAAGTGGAAGCTGTGCCCACCGTGCGCTCCAAACAACTTGATTCAGGACTTACACGTTCCTCACGGTTGTACAAAGCTAGAAGTAGATACTACCAGCCATATGAGATCCCAGCTGTaaatggaaggaggagaagaCGGATGCCCAGCTCAGGGGATAAATGCACTAAGGCTTTACCATATGAACCCTATAAGGCACTTCATGGTCCTCTGCCTCTTTGTCTCCTCAAAGGTAAGAGGGCTCACTCTAAATCCCTGGACTACCTCAATTTAGACAAAATGAACATCAAAGAACCTGCTGACACAGAAGTGTTACAATACCAGCTCCAGCACCTTACCCTAAGAGGGGACCGTATGTTTGCTAGAAACAACACATGA
- the MACIR gene encoding macrophage immunometabolism regulator isoform X3 encodes MEVDINGETRTTIATLPLPIAEVSSTGKVEAEKPRCSSTPCSPMRRTVSGYQILHMDSNYLVGFTTGEELLKLAQKCTGSEENKVEAVPTVRSKQLDSGLTRSSRLYKARSRYYQPYEIPAVNGRRRRRMPSSGDKCTKALPYEPYKALHGPLPLCLLKGKRAHSKSLDYLNLDKMNIKEPADTEVLQYQLQHLTLRGDRMFARNNT; translated from the coding sequence ATGGAAGTTGACATAAATGGAGAGACCAGAACTACCATAGCTACGCTTCCCTTACCTATTGCAGAGGTGAGTTCCACAGGCAaagtggaagcagagaaaccTCGATGCTCCAGCACCCCATGCTCTCCTATGCGACGGACTGTTTCAGGTTATCAGATCCTTCACATGGATTCTAACTACTTGGTTGGCTTCACAACTGGTGAGGAGCTCTTGAAATTAGCCCAGAAGTGTACAGGAAGTGAGGAAAATAAAGTGGAAGCTGTGCCCACCGTGCGCTCCAAACAACTTGATTCAGGACTTACACGTTCCTCACGGTTGTACAAAGCTAGAAGTAGATACTACCAGCCATATGAGATCCCAGCTGTaaatggaaggaggagaagaCGGATGCCCAGCTCAGGGGATAAATGCACTAAGGCTTTACCATATGAACCCTATAAGGCACTTCATGGTCCTCTGCCTCTTTGTCTCCTCAAAGGTAAGAGGGCTCACTCTAAATCCCTGGACTACCTCAATTTAGACAAAATGAACATCAAAGAACCTGCTGACACAGAAGTGTTACAATACCAGCTCCAGCACCTTACCCTAAGAGGGGACCGTATGTTTGCTAGAAACAACACATGA